One Dioscorea cayenensis subsp. rotundata cultivar TDr96_F1 chromosome 15, TDr96_F1_v2_PseudoChromosome.rev07_lg8_w22 25.fasta, whole genome shotgun sequence genomic region harbors:
- the LOC120277188 gene encoding uclacyanin 1-like gives MTTTTLRAFALIATAILLVQSAKGANFNVGGTAGNWDLSTNLNGWASAQTFTTGDTLTFNYDSMHSVLEVSKPDYDACQVNNPIGEFTNGNTLIMLKFPGKRYFICGTGGHCSSGMKMEIDTVAAAVATPQPASSPVTPSSRPPMSPPQLPKPPSSVTFDSFQGSVTEASGSCTEDSYCCTFDSSIKLAICSC, from the exons ATGACAACAACTACATTGAGAGCCTTTGCACTTATTGCAACTGCAATACTTCTGGTTCAATCAGCCAAAGGTGCAAACTTCAACGTCGGCGGCACCGCCGGAAATTGGGACCTGAGCACAAACCTGAATGGGTGGGCATCAGCTCAAACCTTCACCACAGGCGACACTCTAA CATTCAACTATGACTCCATGCACAGCGTACTGGAGGTTTCAAAGCCGGACTATGATGCATGCCAGGTTAACAACCCCATTGGAGAGTTCACCAACGGGAACACGTTGATCATGCTCAAGTTTCCGGGGAAGAGGTACTTCATCTGTGGTACTGGAGGGCATTGTAGTTCAGGGATGAAAATGGAGATTGATACAGTGGCTGCAGCAGTGGCAACACCACAGCCAGCTTCTTCTCCTGTGACTCCAAGCTCTCGACCTCCAATGTCACCTCCTCAGCTTCCTAAGCCTCCATCGAGCGTTACCTTTGACTCCTTCCAAGGCTCAGTCACCGAAGCCTCAGGCTCATGCACCGAGGACTCATATTGTTGCACCTTTGACAGCTCCATCAAGCTCGCCATCTGTAGCTGCTGA